From the Methanobacterium sp. CWC-01 genome, the window CTTATAAAACCGTGGGAATTGCCTATTTCGGTGCGCTTACTCATCTGTTTTTAGATTTTTTAACCTCCCGGGGCATACCCCTCTTATATCCCTTCACCCTGCAAAGATTCAGCGCGGAGATATACTATTACATTGACCTTACCACCGCGGTTATCGCCCTGGCAGTTCTGTTAATTCTCTACTTAAAGGTGGATATGAAGTACAAGAAAGCGGCCATGGCCATCTTCATGATTATATTAATCTCCTTCGGTGGGATCCGAGCCTATGAAAAAAATGTGGCCCTGGATGATAATCCGGTTAGTGACGACTTTATTTATTCGGCCGCGTACCCTACCATGGACCTGTTCACCTGGACTATCGTTCAAAGTGACCAGTCCAACCAGACCTATTATTCTTTTAATTACAATACCCTGACTAAAGAAAAAGAAGATGCCAAAGTGGTTCAGAGTCTAACGGTAAGTGGGGGCACGGTTTCATCGGCTCAGGAGGCCATAAATAAAGCAGATAAATTTACGGAAGTCCAAAGTTTCAGATGGAATGCCCATTATCCCTGTATTAACGCTAATTTCAATGGAAAAGAATGGACTCTAACCTACTTTGATGTAATGGACGAAGGGTATCGTAGTAATAACCTGACCGTGACTGTCAATTAATTTTTAAGTATTTAAACTATATCACATCACCTTAAAGTTAATCCACATCCCGGCACACCAGAAGATAGAACCATCACCCCCAAATAGGAGACCCGATCATGGCATCGGATATGAAAATAGAGGGAGGGACTTTCAGACTAGTAGTCCAACTAGCTTCAGCACCTAAAACTACTCTTTTCTAACCTCTCCAGTAACAAAGTATATTTACTACTTATTACAATTAATATAACAGGGTGCATAGTTTGAGGAAGTTATTAGCTACATATTGTTGTAGAGTTGTTGATATACTGCCCTCCGAAATTAGAAATAGAAAAAAAATATAAAAAAAGAATAGAAATAGAATCTTAAACTACTGCACCCTCCTTTTTTTGGACAACCTTTAATGGTACCTCATAAAATATTTTTTTTAATCCTTATGTAATGAGGTGAAAATTCCAACTGCGCTTAGAACCGCCAGGGCAATCAGCGCATATCTGAGGCTTAAAATTAGTTGTGGATAATTGGAGGGCATAATTTCCACATCTCCCATAATCGTAGAGATAATTATCATTATGATGCCCATCCCAAATATCTGGCCCATGGACCTCACATCACTCAAGGTGGCGCTGGCAACTCCAAAATACCTTCTATCCACGGCACTAAGGACCACCTTGGTATTGGCTGAATAGAATAAACCTATACCCGCTCCAAAAATAATAAGGGAACAGCCTCCCAAGTACAGAGCATTTTCAAAATTAATCAGGGTCATAAGAGCCACACCAAGGGTGGTTAACACCATCCCCGCGGTGGATACCTTTTCCGGAGCAATTTTATCCGATAACCTCCCCGCAAAAGGAGATACCAGGACCATCACAATGGATTGAACCGAAACTATCAGACCTGCGGTGAGAGGGTCGTAGCCCTTTAAATATTGTAAATACAGGGTTAGGATAAAACCTACCGATACAAATGCTCCGTAATTTATAAAGGCTGTGATATTTCCAAAGGTGAAACTTCTACTACTAAATAAACCTAGATTAATCAAGGGATAACGAACTCTTTTTTCCACCAAATAGAATAAGGAAAGCCCCATTATTCCCGCGATTACCAGGAATAAACTGTAACTATTGGTGAAATCTGAAAAACCATAAATTATAGCTAATAGAGACAGGCCCAGAATAAATGATCCGAGGATATCTAATTTTTCTCCTTCGGCATCTATCCAATCATGTTTAAACCGGGTGATGGCAAAAACTGCTATCAATCCGATGACCGTATCTAAATAAAATAAGGTTCTCCATCCCACCATCTCCGTGATAGCCCCTCCCAGTATGGGTCCGAAGATCAACCCAGCGAAGACACCCATGGATGTTAATCCAAAGGCCCGGCCTCTTTCTTTTTCTGGAAATGCGGATGATATCATGGCATTTAAATTGGCAAATATCATGGCGTTTCCTATAGCTTGCAAAACCCTGAAAGCAAGGAATATCTCACCCGAAGGGGAGAAAGCGGATATGAATGAGCTGATAGTGAAGATGATTAATCCATACTGAAAGATACGCTTCCGCCCATAGATATCCCCAATCCTACCAAAGGGAATGTAAAGGATGGCATTAACCAGCAGATAAACCGTTGAGATCCAGGTTAAAAATACAGCCGACAAATCAAATTCAAAAGCCAGAGCAGGTAAGGCCAGATTAATGGATGATCTAACAAAGGGAGTGAGAAAGGAAACTAAAATTCCCACCAGTAACAAATCTTTTTTAAGTTCCTGATAATCCATTAAAGCACCTAAACCCTGCAATTATCCAATATAACTGGCGCCATCTAATTATCAATAGGCCGGTAACATGTGGTTTTATTTACAATCTATAAATAGTGCTGAGTTCGGTAGAAGGATGTGGATTCACTACACTATCTGATATTTAATTGCCTTCTAAAATGATGGAAACAATTAGATGGATAATTTTATTATTTTCCTGATACAGATAGTAAAGAGGAGGGGATTTTAAATGGCTGTAGAACTGGTAACCGTGATGAACTTTTTATTAGCACTCATAATTTTAATGCTCGGCCTCTGGGTATACCGAGCTAAAAAAATTGGTTTAGCCATCTATGTGGCCCTTGGTTTTGGACTTTTCGCTGTTTCACATGCTCTAGTTCTTTTAGGAACCAACAGTGCCGATATTTCCATCATAATCATCCGAGCCATAGGATACCTGGTGGTCATATATGGCCTGATCAGAGCAGCCATGGAAATAACATCCTAAACTATTATTTTTAGAAAAATATGGCGAAATTTTAGCATGATTGGGGGTAATATTTTGAATGAAGGGGTTAAAGGGAATTTAGAATCTGATAAAAGAGAAAAATGGTTTAAAAGACTGACCATCATCGTAGCCATATGGGGAATTTTAAGTCTTTTATTCTCATCCACCTTATTTGGAGTAATTTTCATACTCTTTGCCGTGTTAATTTTTGTATCCAGAAGTTCCATAGCCATCTATGCCCTGGGAGTTATATTGTGGATTTTAGGAATAGCACAACTATTAAACGCATCTGGGATTACCAATCTAGGATTTGCACAAGGCGCAGCCCAGGGAACTGAATTAATATTAGTCGCCATTGCCAATCTGGCCATCGGAGCACTAATAATTTACAGAACCTGGAAACTAGAATAAAATCATCCTCACCGGCGAGACATTTATTCTAACACGAATTCCACCCGTGCAAAAAAAATTAGATGAATACACTCACCATGGCAGGATTAGATTTCTTTAAGGTCTTAAAGCAGAAATAAGGGGGTATGTTTTGTTATGAATTTGGTAGAGTATTCGAAGTGTGATGGTGTGGCGCTTGCTGATTTAGTCCGGAGGGGGGAGGTATCACCAACAGAACTTGCACTTCTTCTTTTGGAAGCCGTTGAAAAAATCAACCCTCAAATCAATGCCGTCCTAGAGATCTACCAGGACCGGGTCGAAGCTTTGGATGATCAGAAAATATCGGATGGACCATTTTCTGGGGTTCCCTTCCTGATGAAGGATATTGGTGCCAGTGAAGGGGGACGGCTTCAGGAAAGCGGATCTAAACTCATGCAGGGACATGTGGCAGTTAATGACTCCTTTTTGACTACGTTTTTTAAGAATGCGGGTTTAACATTATTGGGCCGCACCACAACTCCTGAATTTGCCTTGGGAATTTCAACCGAATCTGAATTGGTGGGTGTGACTAATAACCCCTGGAATCTAGATATCATGAGTGGTGGTTCCAGTGGTGGGGCGGCAGCCTGTGTCGCCGCTGGTATTGTGCCCCTAGCCCATGGTAGTGATAATGGTGGTTCACTTCGTATTCCCGCCAGTGCTTGTGGTCTAGTCGGATTGAAACCCTCCCGTGGACGGGTGACACTGGGCCCTGATATCGGAGAGTTGTGGCCTGGGATGTTACAAGAGTTTGTGGTGACTCGGAGTGTCCGGGACACGGCTTTAATGCTGGACGCAGTTTCCAGGCCGGTACTTGGTGATCCTTTTATCATAAGACAGCCTCCTGGACCCTATGCCCAGGAATTGAATAAAAAACCAGAGAAGCTGCGAATAGCCTGGACCGTGGATCCCTGGCACCCTGATGGCTCCGTGGATTTAGAAGTAGTCCAATCTGTGGAGCACGTGGTTTGCGAATGTGAAAGAGCGGGACATGAATTGGTTCAAGACAGCCCAGTTTTTGACTATGAAGAGTATCTTCACGCCGTATGCGTAGCCTGGGCATATGGAATGTATATGGGATTGGATATGGTTGCCGCAGGGATGGGTCGGAAAGTAAGCCCAGAAACTATAGAACCGGTGATGTGGTCCTTTTATGAATACTCCCAAGGGCTTACCACTGCGGATATGTTCATGGCTGAATTCGTCTTAAACAAATTCCGACGAATCTTCGGAAACTTCTTCCAACAATACGACCTGTTACTCACCCCCACCTTAAACCAATTACCAGAACCACACGGAAAGTACTCCAAAATGCGCACCGACCTGGACTATGAGAGTTATATGGGTCTTTGCGAGGAAACTAAAGTACACACCTCAGCGGCCAATGTAACCGGACAACCAGCCATAACCTTGCCTCTCGGAGAGAGCAGGTCAGGTTTACCCATCGGCATCCAGTTCATGGCCCGATTTGGAGAGGAAGAAACACTAATACGACTAGCTAGCTGGCTTGAAAAGGAAATGCCCTGGCAGGATCGAATTCCACCCATCCATGTAAGCCATTAAAAGTAGTACTATCTGGTATGAAAGGAAAGCTGAAAGTATAATTCCATATAAACATGTAGAGGGCAATGAAGCTTAAGATGTCCTTAGGGGGGCAAAGATGGAATCAACTCTTTTTTCCATTAATGTACCTTTTCATTTTAGAAGATAATTATGTTAGAAATATGGTTAGTTACTATAAATTTAAAAAATAGTGGTCTATTTAATTTCTAGTTGGTCTAGTACCTCATATAACCTCCCTATTTTTTTTGATAAATTATTTCATGTACAAAGAATAAAATAAATTTATTAAGTAAATTGGGGGGGTTGTAAAAAAATGTTGTTTATTGCAGAACATACACATCCAGCTTCAGAATGTCCAATGAATATGCCTGGCGGAAAAGACATGATTAAGGATCTTTTTTCAGAAGAACACATAAAAGATGCTGGCATTGAACTAAATGGGGCTTATATGAGCTGCCCAAACGACGAAGGAGCCATTCATAAAGGGTATTTCATAATTGAAGCACCAGACCAAGAAACCATAAAAAACTTCTTTGGACCAATGGAAGTTAAAATAAGAGAAGTAAAGCCATTCAGTGAAATAGCAAAAACTCTATAAAAAAAGGGATGGGGAAGAGTTATTGGCAAATGTCTTCCTTCCATAACTCCGGATGCAATTTAATGAAATTAGACATCATATCAATACAGCAAGGATCTTGAAGTACTTCTAATTCAACTCCTCTGGAACGAAGCAATTCTTCTTCACCTTTAAATGTTTTGTTCTCACCAATTACTAGTTTTGGTATCTTATAAAGTAAAATAGCACCTGAACACATGGAGCAGGGAGATAAAGTAGTATATAGAACACATTCGCGATAAACAGCACCTCGAAGACGCCCCGCATTTTCTAAGGCATCCATTTCACCGTGAAGAATTGCACTACCATTTTGCACTCGCCTATTATGGCCCCTGCCCATGATTTCACCCTTATGGACCAGCACGGATCCAATGGGAATACCTCCCTCATTTAATCCTTTTTCAGCTTCTTTGATAGCTGTTTTCATGAATTTATCCATACAACGGCACCCCTAGTTATATTGAGTTTAGGAAGTTTTAATACTAAAAAATATTTGTAAAAGAAGTGTAAATGAATTATAAAAAAGCATTATAAGAAAATAGGAAATCAAAGGTTCTGGATGGTGGCCATCACCTTCCAAAACCCGTATCAAATAAATGATACTTCTTTCCATCGTGCAACTCAGTGTATCTTTTTTGACACCTATATACCTTACCCCTACTGTGGTAAAAAATAATTTTCATAGGGGAATAGCTTTACTTTTCAGAAGAAATAATAGTAGATACATGGCCCCTCACAAACAAGTAGAAGTAGAAATTGAGGATGATTTTTGTATAGAAGTTGATGAAGGCCTGGAAGACATCATAAAAAACTTACTTTTATGGGACCTGGAAACCTGCAACTGCTGCATCGACTACAAAGGATCAACCTGGATCGAATTTTGCCACTTCCAAGACTGGGAACAGTTTCTACAGTTGGTGTTACGCCATCATATCGCCCAGGGTTCTCAACCTACACTGTGGGATTTCCTGCAGGAGAAAGCAGAGGTGAAACTGGTCTTCGACGAGGAATTAAGAGAAGATCCTAACCAGAAAGTCATAGGCACCGGAGTGCTGGTGATATGTGTGGGATTGTTCTTCCCCCGTGAGGATTTGGAAGAGTTTAAAGAGTTGTTTTTCGAAGTGTTTCCCCCGGTTCAGGGTTCGTGATTGGCCCTATGAAATCTTGATTTTGAAGAAATTTTTTTTATGAGAATATAGGACACAATCTAAAAAAATAATATCATATACTTATTTTTTTTATAAGAAGTTCTATTTTGGCAGGGGTGCGTCTAAAAATTCCATGATCATGGAAAGTAACCAATGGGTACGTTTTAAAAGTGAAGCGTGTGTAGTGCCAGGGAGTACTGCCAGTTGAGAATTGGGTATACCTACCAGATCTCCTGGAACACCGCCACCAAGGATCTTGAACATATCCACTACATGATCAAGACGAACGATATCAGAATCTCCTATAATTAGCAGTGCTGGTGCGTTAAGTGATTTTAAATCTACATTAGGAACCCCTTTCCATGCGTGAGTCATTTTCTTTATTTTTTGAGCTACAATAGAAAGATCTGAAGGGTTGGGTGCGATGCTGTCATAATATTCTTTCCATGGTTTTCCAGGTTTCATCATTTTATCGGACTCTAAAAATTCAGTGTAGAAACCATCGGGGTGGTAACTGGGTCCCCCTGAAAATACAATTTTACGCACCAAATCAGGATATCGCAGGGCTAACTGTATAGTCACATCTCCACCTAAACTATATCCATAAATATCTGCATTTTCAATATTTAGATAACGTAAAAGTCCGGCTACATCATCTGCCAGCTGTTCGTGTGAAAGAGGCCTATCAATATCCGCAGTGTGACCATGACCCTGCATTTCTACCGCGATAACTTGCCTTGTTTCTTTGAAAGCTGGTAAAAGGTTTCCAAAATTAGTTTTGATGGATCCAAATGCACCATGAATCAGGACAAGCGGTTTACCCGCGCCATGAATTTCATAATACATATTTAAGCCATTCACTAAGTAATAATTACCTTTTTCTACATTATTTATCCTTTTTTCGGACAAATTCAAACCCCCCAACAGTAATTCCA encodes:
- a CDS encoding MFS transporter; translated protein: MDYQELKKDLLLVGILVSFLTPFVRSSINLALPALAFEFDLSAVFLTWISTVYLLVNAILYIPFGRIGDIYGRKRIFQYGLIIFTISSFISAFSPSGEIFLAFRVLQAIGNAMIFANLNAMISSAFPEKERGRAFGLTSMGVFAGLIFGPILGGAITEMVGWRTLFYLDTVIGLIAVFAITRFKHDWIDAEGEKLDILGSFILGLSLLAIIYGFSDFTNSYSLFLVIAGIMGLSLFYLVEKRVRYPLINLGLFSSRSFTFGNITAFINYGAFVSVGFILTLYLQYLKGYDPLTAGLIVSVQSIVMVLVSPFAGRLSDKIAPEKVSTAGMVLTTLGVALMTLINFENALYLGGCSLIIFGAGIGLFYSANTKVVLSAVDRRYFGVASATLSDVRSMGQIFGMGIIMIIISTIMGDVEIMPSNYPQLILSLRYALIALAVLSAVGIFTSLHKD
- a CDS encoding metal-dependent hydrolase, which codes for MDFFTHFLVPFIILFALKSKNKLEGGLGGISPDLDTLFVVWVGFLVPYLFVFTHRGITHSLVFAAITSTVFLYVISRKSINDFVSKILRRDLSVEFTYKTVGIAYFGALTHLFLDFLTSRGIPLLYPFTLQRFSAEIYYYIDLTTAVIALAVLLILYLKVDMKYKKAAMAIFMIILISFGGIRAYEKNVALDDNPVSDDFIYSAAYPTMDLFTWTIVQSDQSNQTYYSFNYNTLTKEKEDAKVVQSLTVSGGTVSSAQEAINKADKFTEVQSFRWNAHYPCINANFNGKEWTLTYFDVMDEGYRSNNLTVTVN
- a CDS encoding nucleoside deaminase, with amino-acid sequence MDKFMKTAIKEAEKGLNEGGIPIGSVLVHKGEIMGRGHNRRVQNGSAILHGEMDALENAGRLRGAVYRECVLYTTLSPCSMCSGAILLYKIPKLVIGENKTFKGEEELLRSRGVELEVLQDPCCIDMMSNFIKLHPELWKEDICQ
- a CDS encoding amidase; its protein translation is MNLVEYSKCDGVALADLVRRGEVSPTELALLLLEAVEKINPQINAVLEIYQDRVEALDDQKISDGPFSGVPFLMKDIGASEGGRLQESGSKLMQGHVAVNDSFLTTFFKNAGLTLLGRTTTPEFALGISTESELVGVTNNPWNLDIMSGGSSGGAAACVAAGIVPLAHGSDNGGSLRIPASACGLVGLKPSRGRVTLGPDIGELWPGMLQEFVVTRSVRDTALMLDAVSRPVLGDPFIIRQPPGPYAQELNKKPEKLRIAWTVDPWHPDGSVDLEVVQSVEHVVCECERAGHELVQDSPVFDYEEYLHAVCVAWAYGMYMGLDMVAAGMGRKVSPETIEPVMWSFYEYSQGLTTADMFMAEFVLNKFRRIFGNFFQQYDLLLTPTLNQLPEPHGKYSKMRTDLDYESYMGLCEETKVHTSAANVTGQPAITLPLGESRSGLPIGIQFMARFGEEETLIRLASWLEKEMPWQDRIPPIHVSH
- a CDS encoding alpha/beta fold hydrolase, which codes for MSEKRINNVEKGNYYLVNGLNMYYEIHGAGKPLVLIHGAFGSIKTNFGNLLPAFKETRQVIAVEMQGHGHTADIDRPLSHEQLADDVAGLLRYLNIENADIYGYSLGGDVTIQLALRYPDLVRKIVFSGGPSYHPDGFYTEFLESDKMMKPGKPWKEYYDSIAPNPSDLSIVAQKIKKMTHAWKGVPNVDLKSLNAPALLIIGDSDIVRLDHVVDMFKILGGGVPGDLVGIPNSQLAVLPGTTHASLLKRTHWLLSMIMEFLDAPLPK